A section of the Oryza sativa Japonica Group chromosome 1, ASM3414082v1 genome encodes:
- the LOC4326677 gene encoding S-type anion channel SLAH2 isoform X2, whose amino-acid sequence MEFGNDVRIRMDGGVYGESEQSSGEAALPRLLIEVPSQVIDGFDCVGGGGDATATATLSEQSKELEMLGEEKDVVISIPAPVYAPRSVSVSAAYEHEGAQIPYSVSLSMPASPSGFHFSQFGMAAAKAKAVHRDEARVAPAETRFDDAHPPAVGRVQAHSPRLLLNQTRFHSQPILHLSKNDETTRRCDSTRDKRFDQFKTFSGRLERQLSTLRGRPAQEHMTNGEGAPEPNIAEEETEQVPGADRYFDALEGPELETLRATETTVLPKDEKWPFLLRFPISAFGMCLGVSSQAMLWKTLASAPPTSFLHVSPVVNHVLWWISLALMGFVSFIYLLKVVFYFEAVRREFYHPIRANFFFAPWIACLFLVQGVPRPVTEVHHGVWYALMAPIFCLELKIYGQWMSGGQRRLSKVANPSNHLSIVGNFVGALLGAKMGLREGPIFYFAVGLAHYMVLFVTLYQRLPTNVTLPKELHPVFFLFVAAPSVASMAWAKILGEFDYGARIAYFIALFLYMSLAVRINFFRGFRFSLAWWAYTFPMTGAAIATITYATEVTNVLTRALSIGLSGIATVTVAGLLVTTMFHAFVLKDLFPNDVSIAITRKKPKFSKILAHFRSSSSDMKEYVLSISKPPSSDSDSSVSSKATTVTDPSVTRVKAEP is encoded by the exons ATGGAGTTCGGCAACGACGTCCGGATCAGAATGGACGGTGGTGTGTACGGGGAGAGCGAGCAATCGTCCGGGGAAGCCGCTCTCCCGCGGCTGCTGATCGAGGTCCCCTCGCAGGtcatcgacggcttcgactgcgtcggcggcggtggcgacgccacggccacggccacgctCAGCGAGCAGAGCAAGGAACTCGAAATGCTGGGCGAGGAGAAGGACGTCGTGATTAGCATCCCGGCGCCGGTGTACGCTCCACGATCCGTGTCGGTGTCGGCGGCGTACGAACACGAGGGCGCGCAGATACCGTACTCCGTGTCGCTGAGCATGCCGGCGTCGCCATCGGGGTTCCACTTCTCGCAGttcgggatggcggcggcgaaggcgaaggccgTCCACCGCGACGAGGCCCGCGTGGCGCCGGCGGAGACCAGGTTCGACGACGCGCACCCGCCGGCGGTGGGGCGAGTGCAGGCGCACTCCCCGCGGCTGCTGCTGAATCAGACGCGGTTCCACTCGCAGCCCATCCTGCACCTGTCCAAGAACGACGAGACGACGCGGCGGTGCGACAGCACGCGCGACAAGCGGTTCGACCAGTTCAAGACCTTCTCCGGCCGCCTCGAGCGGCAGCTCTCCACCctgcgcggccggccggcgcaggAGCACATGACCAACGGCGAGGGCGCCCCCGAGCCGAACATCGCCGAGGAGGAGACGGAGCAGGTCCCCGGCGCCGACCGCTACTTCGACGCCCTGGAGGGCCCCGAGCTGGAGACGCTGAGGGCGACGGAGACGACGGTGCTGCCCAAGGACGAGAAGTGGCCGTTCCTGCTGCGGTTCCCGATCAGCGCGTTCGGGATGTGCCTCGGGGTGAGCAGCCAGGCGATGCTGTGGAAGACGctggcgtcggcgccgccgacgtcgttCCTGCACGTCAGCCCGGTGGTGAACCACGTGCTGTGGTGGATCTCGCTGGCGCTGATGGGGTTCGTCTCCTTCATCTACCTGCTCAAGGTCGTTTTCTACTTCGAGGCGGTGCGGCGGGAGTTCTACCACCCGATCCGCGCCAACTTCTTCTTCGCGCCGTGGATCGCCTGCCTCTTCCTCGTCCAGGGCGTGCCGCGGCCGGTGACGGAGGTGCACCACGGCGTCTGGTACGCGCTCATGGCGCCCATCTTCTGCCTGGAGCTCAAGATCTACGGGCAGTGGATGTccggcggccagcggcggctGTCCAAGGTGGCGAACCCGTCCAACCACCTCTCCATCGTCGGAAACTTCGTCGGCGCGCTGCTCGGCGCCAAGATGGGGCTCCGCGAGGGCCCCATCTTCTActtcgccgtcggcctcgcccACTACATGGTCCTCTTCGTCACGCTCTACCAGCGCCTCCCCACCAATGTCACCCTCCCCAAGGAGCTCCaccccgtcttcttcctcttcgtcgccgcccCCAGCGTCGCCTCCATGGCCTGGGCCAAGATCCTCGGCGAGTTCGACTACGGCGCCCGCATCGCCTACTTCATCGCCCTCTTCCTCTACATGTCACTG GCTGTGAGGATCAACTTCTTCAGGGGATTCCGATTCTCGCTGGCGTGGTGGGCGTACACGTTCCCGATGACCGGCGCGGCGATCGCGACGATCACGTACGCGACGGAGGTGACCAACGTGCTGACGAGGGCGCTCTCCATCGGCCTCTCCGGCATCGccaccgtcaccgtcgccggccTGCTGGTCACCACCATGTTCCACGCCTTCGTGCTCAAGGACCTCTTCCCCAACGACGTCTCCATCGCCATCACCCGCAAGAAGCCCAAGTTCAGCAAGATCCTCGCGCACTTCCGCTCATCCAGCTCCGACATGAAGGAGTATGTGCTCTCCATCTCCAAGCCGCCCAGCTCCGACTCCGACTCGTCGGTGTCGTCCAAGGCCACCACCGTGACCGATCCGTCGGTGACCAGAGTCAAGGCGGAGCCCTAA
- the LOC4326677 gene encoding S-type anion channel SLAH2 isoform X1 yields the protein MLNACREVERNPGFVNGMEFGNDVRIRMDGGVYGESEQSSGEAALPRLLIEVPSQVIDGFDCVGGGGDATATATLSEQSKELEMLGEEKDVVISIPAPVYAPRSVSVSAAYEHEGAQIPYSVSLSMPASPSGFHFSQFGMAAAKAKAVHRDEARVAPAETRFDDAHPPAVGRVQAHSPRLLLNQTRFHSQPILHLSKNDETTRRCDSTRDKRFDQFKTFSGRLERQLSTLRGRPAQEHMTNGEGAPEPNIAEEETEQVPGADRYFDALEGPELETLRATETTVLPKDEKWPFLLRFPISAFGMCLGVSSQAMLWKTLASAPPTSFLHVSPVVNHVLWWISLALMGFVSFIYLLKVVFYFEAVRREFYHPIRANFFFAPWIACLFLVQGVPRPVTEVHHGVWYALMAPIFCLELKIYGQWMSGGQRRLSKVANPSNHLSIVGNFVGALLGAKMGLREGPIFYFAVGLAHYMVLFVTLYQRLPTNVTLPKELHPVFFLFVAAPSVASMAWAKILGEFDYGARIAYFIALFLYMSLAVRINFFRGFRFSLAWWAYTFPMTGAAIATITYATEVTNVLTRALSIGLSGIATVTVAGLLVTTMFHAFVLKDLFPNDVSIAITRKKPKFSKILAHFRSSSSDMKEYVLSISKPPSSDSDSSVSSKATTVTDPSVTRVKAEP from the exons ATGCTGAACGCGTGTAGAGAAGTAGAGAGAAATCCAG GTTTCGTGAACGGTATGGAGTTCGGCAACGACGTCCGGATCAGAATGGACGGTGGTGTGTACGGGGAGAGCGAGCAATCGTCCGGGGAAGCCGCTCTCCCGCGGCTGCTGATCGAGGTCCCCTCGCAGGtcatcgacggcttcgactgcgtcggcggcggtggcgacgccacggccacggccacgctCAGCGAGCAGAGCAAGGAACTCGAAATGCTGGGCGAGGAGAAGGACGTCGTGATTAGCATCCCGGCGCCGGTGTACGCTCCACGATCCGTGTCGGTGTCGGCGGCGTACGAACACGAGGGCGCGCAGATACCGTACTCCGTGTCGCTGAGCATGCCGGCGTCGCCATCGGGGTTCCACTTCTCGCAGttcgggatggcggcggcgaaggcgaaggccgTCCACCGCGACGAGGCCCGCGTGGCGCCGGCGGAGACCAGGTTCGACGACGCGCACCCGCCGGCGGTGGGGCGAGTGCAGGCGCACTCCCCGCGGCTGCTGCTGAATCAGACGCGGTTCCACTCGCAGCCCATCCTGCACCTGTCCAAGAACGACGAGACGACGCGGCGGTGCGACAGCACGCGCGACAAGCGGTTCGACCAGTTCAAGACCTTCTCCGGCCGCCTCGAGCGGCAGCTCTCCACCctgcgcggccggccggcgcaggAGCACATGACCAACGGCGAGGGCGCCCCCGAGCCGAACATCGCCGAGGAGGAGACGGAGCAGGTCCCCGGCGCCGACCGCTACTTCGACGCCCTGGAGGGCCCCGAGCTGGAGACGCTGAGGGCGACGGAGACGACGGTGCTGCCCAAGGACGAGAAGTGGCCGTTCCTGCTGCGGTTCCCGATCAGCGCGTTCGGGATGTGCCTCGGGGTGAGCAGCCAGGCGATGCTGTGGAAGACGctggcgtcggcgccgccgacgtcgttCCTGCACGTCAGCCCGGTGGTGAACCACGTGCTGTGGTGGATCTCGCTGGCGCTGATGGGGTTCGTCTCCTTCATCTACCTGCTCAAGGTCGTTTTCTACTTCGAGGCGGTGCGGCGGGAGTTCTACCACCCGATCCGCGCCAACTTCTTCTTCGCGCCGTGGATCGCCTGCCTCTTCCTCGTCCAGGGCGTGCCGCGGCCGGTGACGGAGGTGCACCACGGCGTCTGGTACGCGCTCATGGCGCCCATCTTCTGCCTGGAGCTCAAGATCTACGGGCAGTGGATGTccggcggccagcggcggctGTCCAAGGTGGCGAACCCGTCCAACCACCTCTCCATCGTCGGAAACTTCGTCGGCGCGCTGCTCGGCGCCAAGATGGGGCTCCGCGAGGGCCCCATCTTCTActtcgccgtcggcctcgcccACTACATGGTCCTCTTCGTCACGCTCTACCAGCGCCTCCCCACCAATGTCACCCTCCCCAAGGAGCTCCaccccgtcttcttcctcttcgtcgccgcccCCAGCGTCGCCTCCATGGCCTGGGCCAAGATCCTCGGCGAGTTCGACTACGGCGCCCGCATCGCCTACTTCATCGCCCTCTTCCTCTACATGTCACTG GCTGTGAGGATCAACTTCTTCAGGGGATTCCGATTCTCGCTGGCGTGGTGGGCGTACACGTTCCCGATGACCGGCGCGGCGATCGCGACGATCACGTACGCGACGGAGGTGACCAACGTGCTGACGAGGGCGCTCTCCATCGGCCTCTCCGGCATCGccaccgtcaccgtcgccggccTGCTGGTCACCACCATGTTCCACGCCTTCGTGCTCAAGGACCTCTTCCCCAACGACGTCTCCATCGCCATCACCCGCAAGAAGCCCAAGTTCAGCAAGATCCTCGCGCACTTCCGCTCATCCAGCTCCGACATGAAGGAGTATGTGCTCTCCATCTCCAAGCCGCCCAGCTCCGACTCCGACTCGTCGGTGTCGTCCAAGGCCACCACCGTGACCGATCCGTCGGTGACCAGAGTCAAGGCGGAGCCCTAA